In one window of Megalopta genalis isolate 19385.01 chromosome 4, iyMegGena1_principal, whole genome shotgun sequence DNA:
- the Eth gene encoding ecdysis triggering hormone, producing the protein MSGRSLFVSVLLVGTFSMLVLQNVSKADEVPAFFLKIAKNIPRVGRSDGYEDLLLKSRKNIAKHEGHTARGSQPESWSSYANEDPISGPIKRRMEYPSVHDAQTWQDFPLRIGGSLKLWRTLAGYSEDADDIDNEIWKRNKRTGDEAMDPQGN; encoded by the exons ATGTCCGGGCGGAGTTTATTCGTTAGTG TGCTTCTAGTCGGTACATTTTCGATGTTAGTTTTGCAAAACGTTTCCAAAGCGGACGAAGTGCCAGCGttcttcttgaaaatcgcgaagAACATACCCCGCGTGGGTCGAAGCGACGGCTACGAGGATCTGCTTCTAAAATCTCGAAAGAATATTGCTAAGCACGAAGGACACACCGCGCGCGGATCGCAG CCTGAGTCTTGGTCATCTTACGCTAACGAGGATCCTATTTCTGGCCCCATAAAGAGACGCATGGAGTATCCATCGGTTCACG ATGCTCAGACTTGGCAGGACTTTCCACTGCGTATAGGAGGTTCGCTGAAGCTGTGGCGAACTTTGGCAGGGTACAGCGAGGATGCAGATGA CATCGACAATGAAATATGGAAGCGCAACAAGAGGACGGGGGACGAGGCCATGGATCCGCAAGGCAATTAA
- the SIFa gene encoding neuropeptide SIFamide, producing MVSSRIVLSIVAIFLVLAISVDAAYRKPPFNGSIFGKRSNAIVDYEFTNRAISSICESVVDTCNAWVSRQDTN from the exons ATGGTGTCCAGCCGCATCGTCCTCTCCATCGTCGCCATTTTCTTGGTTCTCGCTATTTCCGTCGATGCTGCCTACAGGAAACCTCCTTTCAACGGCAGCATCTTCGGCAAGCGATCCAACGCAATAGTTG ATTATGAGTTCACCAACCGAGCCATATCATCGATCTGCGAGTCGGTAGTCGACACCTGCAACGCTTGGGTGAGCCGCCAGGACACCAACTGA
- the LOC117224927 gene encoding uncharacterized protein LOC117224927, with product MLELLTGQIAAQEKQFLGLTETVRDLVREKARLQDALQQKQMEFDVLERKFQSTIKQLDAETLERPEKSAEKIHRACQTEQIVTSTSCKRGLHEKSSKGAVSCQTQNLKIKSKEDLEEPSTDGTLLRELFFRKPCIDENGTLDIIPVLSDLDPCIQMKRSSSALFI from the exons ATGCTGGAGCTGCTAACGGGACAGATTGCTGCACAGGAGAAACAATTCCTCGGGCTGACGGAGACGGTGAGAGACCTCGTACGAGAAAAGGCGCGGTTGCAAGACGCGCTCCAGCAGAAGCAAATGGAATTCGACGTTCTCGAAAGAAAATTCCAAAGTACAATAAAGCAGCTCGATGCGGAAACGCTCGAACGGCCCGAGAAAAGCGCGGAGAAGATTCATCGAGCTTGTCAAACCGAACAGATAGTAACATCAAC TTCGTGTAAGAGAGGATTGCACGAGAAATCGAGTAAGGGAGCCGTTTCGTGTCAGACGCAGAATCTGAAAATTAAGAGCAAGGAGGACCTAGAAGAGCCCTCCACGGACGGAACGCTGCTGAGAGAGCTGTTCTTCAGGAAACCGTGCATCGATGAAAACGGGACCTTGGATATCATCCCGGTTCTCTCGGATCTCGATCCATGTATACAGATGAAACGGTCCAGCTCCgctcttttcatttaa